In Rhododendron vialii isolate Sample 1 chromosome 9a, ASM3025357v1, the following are encoded in one genomic region:
- the LOC131301923 gene encoding uncharacterized protein LOC131301923, translated as MGYDDQKIQYQPEDAPSKGLYGAMPSGYTVRPQGYGAMPSGYSTVPPPGYGASPQAYGAPPKGPYSALPPTYGVPLQGPYVAPRPIYVVPPPTCPCLRNDQWHAQNPHPKKTESDCEQFWTACCGALLFCCIMDAIF; from the exons ATGGGCTACGATGACCAGAAGATTCAATACCAGCCCGAAG ATGCTCCTAGTAAGGGTCTTTATGGTGCAATGCCATCAGGCTATACTGTTCGACCACAAGGTTATGGTGCAATGCCATCGGGCTATAGTACTGTTCCACCACCAGGCTATGGTGCTTCGCCGCAAGCCTATGGTGCTCCTCCGAAGGGCCCTTATTCTGCTCTGCCACCAACCTATGGTGTTCCTCTTCAAGGTCCTTATGTAGCTCCACGGCCAATCTATGTCGTTCCGCCTCCGACATGCCCTTGCCTGAGAAATGATCAATGGCACGCTCAAAACCCACATCCTAAGAAAACTGAATCCGATTGTGAACAATTTTGGACGGCATG TTGCGGTGCCCTGTTGTTCTGCTGCATCATGGATGCTATTTTCTGA
- the LOC131301638 gene encoding putative late blight resistance protein homolog R1B-16: MTEVKQIYDKNMYDINGATVNKLKHSSIGSGVVKEKRVVGFEEEVKRVIEKLDDGGQSRQLEIITIIGAGGSGKTTLAREVYHHRFTKYTFQIRAWVDVSQDYNNTMKRDLLICILKLAFPENNPDYEKRSEDRLGEDVHKCLRGRKYLIVMDDIWGIEAWNDMQKSFPRERKGSKVLFTSRLVVQPDIIGCVPHCLAPLPKSLSWELLQKKVFGMKCCPLELVEIGERIAEKCEGLPLAIVTIAGILATKDTTPDVWEEVVKHLSLIIAENEERCMKILELSYNHLPLYLKACFIYIGAFPEDYEIPVRELIWFWIAEGFIQPSDGGKSLEAIANDCLIDLIDRSLVMIARKRSLGEIKACRIHDLLRQLCLKKAEEDNFLVKIYEDDSFSPSATHNRRLFIGCQFFDKFSLRPCAQNLRSFLCLCLKKNCSCYSTKPNMSFLVENFELLRVLSFIPAQFRGKEGIARLVHLRYLAHMADNRMFPAPITYPLNLEILTIRAAGMDDFIELPLAIFKMVKLRHIYSKHGVFAYHVSSQGVRIGSDHSSGSKLDSLQTLHQICPCDDCRSFLVRTPNLRKLGVQAVLKDGVLTIPDLEFLKCLETLKFTMVDHRGPMASIFRPGLKLPPTVTRLTLRRLNLKWEELSILQTLPNLEVLRLLDWACMGPVWNTSEEGFSQLKYLKLRNLGPFKEWNASEDQFPRLEVLVIECCPVLEQIPIDFANLNELREINLELCTMSAAISALDILEEQRNKKGDDGCLDLCATAILLGETETMDPRFKRDAVMQYTLTIA, from the exons ATGACTGAGGTGAAGCAGATTTACGACAAGAATATGTATGACATTAATGGAGCAACAGTCAACAAACTCAAACACTCTTCGATTGGAAGTGGAG TGGTCAAAGAGAAGAGGGTGGTGGGTTTCGAGGAGGAGGTAAAAAGAGTAATAGAGAAGCTTGATGATGGAGGACAGAGCAGACAACTGGAGATTATAACAATCATCGGTGCAGGTGGAAGCGGCAAAACCACTTTGGCTAGGGAAGTGTATCATCATCGTTTCACCAAATATACTTTTCAAATTCGTGCATGGGTTGATGTTTCTCAAGATTATAATAATACTATGAAGAGGgatttgttgatttgtattttaaaattagcTTTCCCAGAAAACAATCCAGATTACGAGAAGAGAAGTGAGGATAGGTTGGGAGAAGATGTACACAAATGCTTGAGGGGTAGGAAATATCTCATAGTCATGGATGACATATGGGGCATTGAAGCCTGGAATGACATGCAAAAATCATTTCCTAGGGAACGCAAGGGGAGTAAAGTGTTGTTCACTAGTCGACTTGTTGTTCAACCTGACATCATCGGCTGCGTCCCTCATTGTTTGGCTCCCTTACCAAAAAGTTTGAGTTGGGAGTTGTTACAAAAGAag GTATTTGGGATGAAATGCTGCCCGCTGGAGTTGGTGGAAATTGGTGAGCGCATTGCAGAAAAATGTGAAGGATTACCACTCGCGATTGTCACAATAGCTGGCATTTTGGCAACGAAAGACACGACACCTGATGTGTGGGAGGAAGTTGTCAAACATTTAAGTTTGATCATTGCCGAAAATGAGGAGCGTTGCATGAAAATACTAGAACTTAGTTACAATCACCTGCCTCTTTATTTGAAAGCGTGTTTTATTTACATTGGAGCATTCCCTGAAGATTATGAAATCCCCGTACGCGAGTTAATATGGTTCTGGATCGCGGAGGGATTTATTCAGCCAAGTGATGGGGGGAAAAGCTTAGAGGCCATAGCAAACGATTGCTTAATTGATCTCATTGATAGAAGTCTCGTAATGATAGCTAGGAAAAGGTCCTTAGGAGAAATTAAAGCATGCCGTATCCATGATCTTCTACGTCAGTTATGCTTGAAAAAAGCTGAGGAGGATAATTTCCTTGTGAAAATTTACGAGGATGATTCTTTTTCACCTTCTGCTACACATAATCGTCGCCTCTTCATTGGCTGCCAGTTCTTTGATAAGTTTTCCTTAAGGCCTTGTGCTCAGAACCTTCGTTCTTTTCTGTGCCTCTGCTTGAAAAAAAACTGCTCGTGTTATTCAACTAAACCAAATATGTCATTCTTGGTTGAAAACTTCGAACTTCTCAGGGTGCTGAGTTTTATCCCTGCTCAATTCCGAGGAAAAGAAGGAATAGCACGTCTAGTTCATTTGAGATACTTAGCACATATGGCCGACAACCGGATGTTTCCAGCGCCAATTACTTACCCCTTGAACCTAGAAATCCTTACCATCCGAGCTGCGGGGATGGATGATTTCATTGAGTTGCCTCTCGctatatttaagatggttaagTTGAGGCATATTTATAGTAAACATGGGGTATTCGCGTACCATGTTTCTTCTCAAGGAGTGAGAATTGGTTCTGATCATTCCTCCGGCTCCAAGTTGGATAGCCTACAGACCTTGCACCAAATATGTCCTTGTGACGATTGCCGAAGTTTCTTGGTAAGGACTCCCAATCTTAGGAAGCTAGGAGTTCAAGCAGTACTAAAGGATGGTGTTTTGACGATCCCCGACCTAGAGTTCTTAAAATGCCTTGAAACACTCAAATTTACCATGGTAGACCATCGTGGTCCTATGGCAAGTATTTTCCGACCGGGGCTGAAGCTTCCTCCGACTGTTACGCGACTAACGTTGAGGCGTTTGAATTTAAAGTGGGAGGAGCTGTCAATCCTCCAAACTCTGCCGAACCTTGAGGTTCTCAGATTATTAGACTGGGCTTGTATGGGACCAGTTTGGAACACAAGTGAAGAAGGGTTCTCTCAACTCAAGTACTTGAAGCTTAGGAACCTGGGACCATTTAAGGAGTGGAATGCTTCCGAAGATCAATTTCCGAGACTTGAGGTCTTAGTGATCGAATGTTGCCCAGTCCTAGAGCAGATCCCGATTGATTTTGCTAATCTAAACGAACTTCGCGAAATTAACTTAGAATTGTGCACTATGTCTGCGGCAATATCGGCCTTGGATATTCTGGAAGAGCAGAGAAATAAGAAAGGAGATGATGGTTGCCTAGATCTCTGTGCCACAGCTATTTTGCTAGGTGAGACGGAAACAATGGATCCCAGATTCAAGCGTGATGCGGTGATGCAGTACACCTTGACTATTGCATAA
- the LOC131301921 gene encoding uncharacterized protein LOC131301921 yields MGLSPSKRVSETLTNSPDFTSTCTSVYQDCLTLAQHAFPGVQPYQLSHATSLLHHSLSSTHPLLNTWLPTPPPRPRVDRAYRAVIARRRRPGTEPDGEGEPCLGPAEFREFAVEVFTGAVVDNATAAVVKRVPIGVVGIVGVGVGVRAGKDLVGALVGVYSVGVAASVYLSLLAGAAG; encoded by the coding sequence ATGGGTCTTTCCCCGTCCAAACGAGTCTCTGAAACCCTCACCAACTCACCAGATTTCACTTCAACCTGCACCTCGGTCTACCAAGACTGCCTAACCCTAGCCCAACACGCCTTCCCAGGCGTCCAACCCTACCAGCTCTCCCACGCCACCTCCCTCctccatcactctctctcctccacccaCCCTCTCCTCAACACCTGGCTGCCCACCCCTCCGCCCCGGCCCCGTGTTGACCGCGCCTACCGAGCCGTAATCGCTCGCCGCCGCCGGCCCGGAACCGAGCCGGACGGGGAGGGAGAACCGTGCCTCGGGCCGGCCGAGTTTAGGGAATTTGCGGTCGAGGTTTTTACTGGGGCTGTTGTGGATAACGCTACGGCGGCAGTGGTGAAGCGAGTGCCGATTGGGGTGGTGGGGATTGTGGGGGTAGGGGTGGGGGTTAGGGCTGGGAAGGATTTGGTTGGGGCTTTGGTTGGGGTTTATTCGGTTGGTGTTGCGGCTTCTGTTTATCTCAGTTTATTAGCTGGAGCTGCTGGATAG
- the LOC131301924 gene encoding putative late blight resistance protein homolog R1B-16 isoform X2, with protein sequence MGDTAVDFFLETLKQLITGSKLHSILDKKHQLESLEEEIKYLRGFLKATEKIRKEYSELMELVMQIRSVVSEAENILDLFVIDSFKLDNPSLDLESVKKEIKDLTAEVKQIYDENMYDINGATVNKLKHSSIGSGGVESIATNKDYEWTVTGDSLDVVKIVTRMRKLCGYAEIISVSLVEKTKSERKMKKVVVQGSCPDERVRQKTMVALSSISGVCSISVKVVKELVVGFEEEVKRVIEKLDEGGQGKPLEIITIIGTGGGGKTTLAREVYHHPFTKHTFQIRAWVDVSQDYDNTMKRDLLICILKLVSPENHQDYEKRSEDKLGEDLHKCLKGRKYLIVMDDIWGIEAWNDMQRSFPRECKGSKVLFTSRLVVQPDSIGCVPHCLALLPKSWSWELLQKKVFGIKNCPLELVEIGKRIAEKCEGLPLAIVTVAGILATEDKTPNVWEEVAKHISSIIAKNQERCMEILELSYNHLPLHLKVCFIYIGAFPEDYEIHVRELMWFWIAEGFIQPSDHGGESLEAIANNYLIDLINRNLVMIARKRSLGEIKACRIHDLLRELCLKKAEEDNFLVKINEDDSLSPSATHKYRRLFIGCKFLPKFSFGPRAQNLHSFLCLCSRNCPCLPGERNMAFIFENFKLLRVLSFNPAECGGGEELAHLVHLRYLACTLRADHWRLAPINYPLNLEILDVQALQNSDHIELPLDIFKMVKLRHIYSRAGIFTYHVSSQGARIGSDHSARLDSLQSLDRICSCDDCRTFLARIPNLRKLGVEANQISLDGVLMIRDLEFLKCLETLKFTMAWYSTHTQNRTFPSGLKLPPTVKRITLHNVQIKWEELSILQTLPSLEVLKLLDKACEGPVWNTSEEGFSRLKYLKLKHLDIKEWNASEDQFPSLVVLVIEGCENLERIPIDFAKLNELCEINLTACSRSVAISALDIRKEQINEKGDDCFLDIRGTDILLGGEDTVDPRFIVDPDV encoded by the exons atgggtgacaCTGCCGTTGATTTTTTCCTTGAGACATTGAAGCAGCTTATAACAGGCTCCAAGCTCCATTCGATCTTAGACAAGAAACATCAACTTGAATCTCTCGAGGAGGAGATAAAGTACTTGAGAGGGTTTCTCAAGGCTACGGAGAAGATACGCAAGGAGTATTCGGAACTGATGGAACTGGTAATGCAAATCAGGAGCGTGGTATCCGAGGCAGAAAACATCTTAGACCTGTTTGTAATCGATTCTTTCAAGCTTGACAATCCTTCCCTTGACCTTGAAAGTGTCAAAAAGGAGATCAAGGATCTTACAGCTGAGGTGAAGCAAATTTACGACGAGAATATGTATGATATTAATGGAGCAACAGTCAACAAACTCAAGCACTCTTCGATTGGAAGTGGAG GGGTTGAATCAATTGCTACGAATAAGGACTACGAATGGACAGTGACAGGGGACTCCCTAGATGTAGTGAAAATAGTGACGAGAATGAGGAAGTTGTGCGGCTATGCAGAAATTATCTCAGTAAGTCTagtagaaaaaacaaaatctgaGAGAAAAATGAAG AAAGTGGTGGTGCAAGGGTCGTGCCCAGACGAGAGAGTTAGGCAAAAGACCATGGTGGCACTCTCTAGTATCTCAGGTGTCTGTAGTATCTCAG TGAAAGTGGTCAAAGAGCTGGTGGTGGGTTTCGAGGAGGAGGTAAAAAGAGTAATAGAGAAGCTTGATGAAGGAGGACAAGGCAAACCGCTGGAGATTATAACAATCATCGGCACAGGTGGAGGCGGCAAAACCACTTTGGCCAGAGAAGTGTATCATCATCCTTTCACCAAACATACTTTTCAAATTCGTGCATGGGTTGATGTTTCTCAAGATTATGATAATACTATGAAGAGGgatttgttgatttgtattttgaaattaGTTTCCCCAGAAAACCATCAAGATTACGAGAAGAGAAGTGAGGATAAGTTGGGAGAAGACTTGCACAAATGCTTGAAGGGTAGGAAATATCTCATAGTCATGGATGACATTTGGGGCATTGAAGCGTGGAATGATATGCAAAGATCATTTCCTAGGGAATGCAAGGGGAGTAAAGTGTTGTTCACTAGTCGACTTGTTGTTCAACCTGACAGCATCGGCTGCGTCCCTCATTGTTTGGCTCTCTTACCAAAAAGTTGGAGTTGGGAGTTGTTACAGAAGAAG GTATTTGGGATAAAAAACTGCCCACTGGAGTTGGTGGAAATTGGCAAGCGCATCGCAGAAAAATGTGAAGGTTTACCACTCGCAATTGTCACAGTAGCTGGCATTTTGGCAACAGAAGACAAGACACCTAATGTGTGGGAGGAAGTTGCCAAACATATAAGTTCGATTATTGCCAAAAATCAGGAGCGCTGCATGGAGATACTAGAACTTAGTTACAATCACCTCCCTCTTCATTTGAAAGTGTGTTTTATTTATATTGGAGCATTCCCTGAAGATTATGAAATCCATGTACGGGAGTTGATGTGGTTCTGGATCGCAGAGGGATTTATTCAGCCAAGTGATCATGGGGGGGAAAGCTTAGAGGCCATAGCAAATAATTACTTAATCGATCTCATTAATAGAAATCTCGTAATGATAGCTAGGAAAAGGTCCTTGGGTGAAATTAAAGCATGCCGTATCCATGATCTTCTGCGTGAATTATGCTTGAAAAAAGCCGAGGAGGATAATTTCCTTGTGAAAATTAACGAGGATGATTCTTTATCACCATCTGCTACGCATAAGTATCGTCGCCTCTTCATTGGCTGCAAGTTCTTGCCTAAGTTTTCCTTTGGGCCTCGTGCTCAGAACCTTCATTCTTTTCTGTGCCTTTGCTCAAGAAACTGCCCGTGTTTACCAGGTGAACGAAATATGGcattcatttttgaaaacttcaaaCTTCTAAGGGTGCTAAGTTTTAACCCCGCTGAATGCGGAGGAGGAGAAGAATTAGCACACCTAGTTCATTTGAGATACTTAGCATGTACGTTAAGGGCCGACCACTGGAGGCTTGCGCCAATTAACTACCCCTTGAACCTAGAAATCCTTGACGTCCAAGCTCTGCAGAACAGTGATCACATTGAGTTGCCTCTCGatatatttaagatggttaagTTGAGGCATATTTATAGTAGAGCAGGGATATTTACGTATCATGTTTCTTCTCAAGGAGCAAGAATTGGTTCTGATCATTCCGCTAGGTTGGATAGCCTACAGAGCTTGGACCGAATATGTTCTTGTGACGATTGCCGAACTTTCTTGGCAAGGATTCCCAATCTTAGGAAGCTAGGAGTTGAAGCAAATCAAATATCATTGGATGGTGTTTTGATGATCCGCGACCTAGAGTTCTTAAAATGCCTTGAAACACTCAAATTTACCATGGCATGGTACAGTACCCATACTCAGAACCGTACTTTTCCGTCGGGGCTGAAGCTTCCTCCGACTGTTAAACGAATAACGTTGCACAATGTGCAGATAAAGTGGGAGGAGCTGTCAATCCTCCAAACCCTGCCAAGCCTTGAGGTTCTCAAATTATTAGACAAGGCTTGTGAGGGACCAGTTTGGAACACAAGTGAAGAAGGGTTCTCTCGACTCAAGTACTTGAAGCTTAAGCATTTGGATATCAAGGAGTGGAATGCTTCTGAAGATCAATTTCCGAGTCTTGTGGTCTTAGTGATCGAAGGTTGCGAAAACTTGGAGCGGATCCCGATTGACTTTGCTAAACTAAACGAACTTTGCGAAATTAACTTAACAGCGTGCAGTAGGTCTGTCGCGATATCGgccttggatattcggaaagagCAGATAAATGAAAAAGGAGATGATTGTTTCCTAGATATCCGTGGCACAGATATTTTGCTAGGTGGGGAGGATACAGTGGATCCCAGATTCATTGTGGACCCTGATGTGTGA